From Candidatus Tumulicola sp.:
CCGCCCGTGACCGCCCTGCCGCGCAGTCATCTCGCGTTGGATCGCCTCCACGTCGACCTCCATGCCCGCCGGCAGCCCATCGAGGATGCCGACCAAGGCCGGGCCGTGCGACTCACCTGCGGTAAGATAACGGATCATGAAGCCACGCGGACGGCGCTAAATGAATTGGGGCGGCCGCGGCCGCCCCAATAGCTGGTTGCTCCCGCCGCCACTCACTTCTCATTCATGATGTGCGGCGTGATCAAGAAGACCACCTCGTTGTGGATCTTGCCCTTTTGCACGTTGCGGAAGAGCGCGCCGAGGATGGGGATGTCGCCCAGCAGCGGCACTTTGGTGATCGTCTTCGTGACTTCGTCGTCCAGCAAGCCGCCAAGCACGATCGTGTCGCCGTCCTTCACGCGCAGCGTATCCGTCACTTTGCGGTTGTTCAAGATCGGGAAGTTCTGCACGAGCCCGGTGATCACGCTGCGTTCGACGTTCATCGTCGTCGTGATGTAGCCGTCGGTGTTGATGACCGGCGTGATGATGAGCTTGACGCCGATGTCGATGTACTGGACTTGGAAGTTGCCCGCCTTCGGATCGTAGTACACGATGGGGTACGTCTGACCGATGAGCAGGCTGGCCTGCTGGTTGTCCAACGCAGCCACGCGCGGGTTCGCCAGCAATTCCGCCTCGTTATGCGAGATCAGGTAGTTCACTTTGGTCGAGATGAAGAACGCGTTGCGCGTGAACGGCTGCACCGCGATCGGGTTGAGCGAGGTCTTCGGCGGAGACGCGAGATCGGGGACCGCCGGGCACGCGATGCAGTTCTCGAACAGCCCGAGATCGCTGGAGCCGCCGAAGCTCACGCCGACGTTCGACGTGTCGTTGTTCTTCGTGATGTCGATGACTTTGACTTCGAACACCACTTGCGGCGCCGGCACATCGGCCAGCGCGAGGAAGTTGCGCGCCGACTGGATGATGTCCGGCGACCCGGTCACCAGCAGCGTGTCGGTGCGTGGATCGATGGTGAACGAACCACCAGGCAGCACGGTGCCGATCTGCTTGCCGAGCGCCGTGGGGTCGGCGTACTTGATCGGGAACGCGACGGTCTGCGCGGTCTGACCCGCCGAACCGAACTGTTTGGTCAGGTCTTCGGGCGTACCGACGACATACACGTTGCCGACGGTGCGATATTCAAGGCCGTTCGTGCGCACGACGAGATCGAGCGCGGTCTTGAGCGGCACGTCGTGCAAACTCACCGTCGTCGTGCCTTTGACGCTCGACGTCGCGATGATGTTCTGGCCGCTTTGCTGCGCGAGGACCTTGAGCACGTCCACGATGTCCGCATTCTTGACGTCGATCGAAACCGTTCCCGACGACGCGTACTGCGGCGCTCGAGGCAGCGTGCCTCCGTTCGCATTGGCGTTGGCGTTCGAGCTCGAACTCATGCCGCCCGTGTAAGGATGTTTCACGCCGGGGATCTTGCAGTAGTACTTGCCGCCCGGCAACCAGGGATTCGGCGTCGCTTGCGCCACGACGGCAGGTGCTGCTACCGCAGTGACGTGCTTGACGGGCGCGGGCTTCGCCGGCGCCGCCGCCGGCTGCTTGTACGGAGCCGGCGCGAAGGCGACGTGCTTCACGGGCACGGCTTTGGGCGCTTGGACGTTGTCCGTGCCGGCGATCGCTGCCGTCTGTTGCGCAGCCGCTTTGCGCGCGGCGGCCACGGCCTCGTCGGCGGGCAGCACGTGCGGCGCTTGGTCGGTGCGAACCGCAAGCGTCACAGAGCCCCCCCCGCCTTGAAGCAGATCGTATTTGGGCGCGCCTTGCGACTCGACCACGATGCGCAGCACCGCGGGTGAGTCGGAAAGCTGTCCTATCCGTACCTGGCGGATCTGCCCGTCGCTGAACCCGATGACTTTGGTCCGGCCTTCGTAGCTTGCCGGCGTCACGTCGACCACCAGATCCTCGACGTCGTTCTTCGAGTCGACCGAGTACTTGTGGACGCGGGTGGAGACGGCGCTCGCCGCCGTCACCGTCAGCCGAAACGCCCCGCCTTGCCTGGCGTACTTGACGTCGGTTACGGGATTGTCCCCGGCGCGGCCAGGCTGCGGCGCAAGCACGCTGCTCAGCAGCATGATGCCGCCGAGTAGCCAGGTCGCCGCCGACCGATAGTGCCGATGCATGTTTAACCCCCCAACGAGAATGTGCGCACGCCGTCCGGCGAGGACAAGCGTACGTAACCGGGCCCGATGGCCAGGACGCGATAACGAGAAGCGATGAGTTCTCCAGGCCGCGCGACGTATGACTTGCCGCCGGCCTCGATGATGGCGCTGACGTACGAACCGTTCCGTACGATGCCGCTCAGCCGGACGCCGGCCCACGGTCCTTGATCTGCCGCAGCGCCTTCGAAACCAGGCAGCGTCGGGATCTTCGGAAACGTGGATACGGAGACACGGCTCTTCATAGACTTGATCATGCTGCTGCTGTTGTCCGTCGCCGGTCCGTAGAGCGCGACGAACGGATCGGCGCGACCAGCGCCGGCGTTCGGCCTGGCGCGCACGATCGGTACCGGCGTGGCGACCGACGAGGCCAGCGGCACGGCTTCAACACGTCTCACCGCCACGACGGGTGCGCTCGATGTGTCGGGCGCGCTCGAGCATGCGCTTAGGCAGGCGCTGATGACCGCTGTGATGACTAGGGCTGCGAAATTTTTCATCACGCGCTACCCTCCCCGCGTTCCCGGAGACTGTACGGGAGCCGGCTGCGCCGGCGCGTTCGGACTCAAGCGATACGCCGTGATCGGCAGCGTGATGCGCAAGCGCGGTATCGATCCGACGCCCGCATTGCTTCCCGGCGCCAGCGTCAGATCACCGACGCCCAGCAACTTCGGAAACTTGTTGAGGTCGCGCAGGAAGCGCTGCAGATCGTTGTACGTCCCGTCGAATTCCATGTTCATCGGAACCTGCGTGAAGGATTGATTCAGGTACGCGATCGCCTTTTGCCGTGCGGTGGCCGGGCCTTGCGGCTTCGGCGATCCGCCGGGCCGGCCGGGAGCGAACGAGGCCGCGCCCGCCGGACTTCCCGGAATCGGCGTCGGCGCGCCCGCAAAAGTTTGGCTCTGCGCTTGACTTGTCGTCTGGTTGGCCTGCCCCTCGGAACCCGCCACGCGGGCGGCGCTTCGGATCGGGCCGCCGATCAGCGGCGCGTTCGCCACAGCCTGCGCGTTGGGCGTTGCTCCAGGCGCGACGCTCGGTCCAGGCGTCGGCGACGGCGTCGCCTGCGGCGCGACGAGCGCGACCTGCAGCCCATCTTTCTTGGCGAGGTCTTCTATCTGC
This genomic window contains:
- a CDS encoding secretin N-terminal domain-containing protein, encoding MHRHYRSAATWLLGGIMLLSSVLAPQPGRAGDNPVTDVKYARQGGAFRLTVTAASAVSTRVHKYSVDSKNDVEDLVVDVTPASYEGRTKVIGFSDGQIRQVRIGQLSDSPAVLRIVVESQGAPKYDLLQGGGGSVTLAVRTDQAPHVLPADEAVAAARKAAAQQTAAIAGTDNVQAPKAVPVKHVAFAPAPYKQPAAAPAKPAPVKHVTAVAAPAVVAQATPNPWLPGGKYYCKIPGVKHPYTGGMSSSSNANANANGGTLPRAPQYASSGTVSIDVKNADIVDVLKVLAQQSGQNIIATSSVKGTTTVSLHDVPLKTALDLVVRTNGLEYRTVGNVYVVGTPEDLTKQFGSAGQTAQTVAFPIKYADPTALGKQIGTVLPGGSFTIDPRTDTLLVTGSPDIIQSARNFLALADVPAPQVVFEVKVIDITKNNDTSNVGVSFGGSSDLGLFENCIACPAVPDLASPPKTSLNPIAVQPFTRNAFFISTKVNYLISHNEAELLANPRVAALDNQQASLLIGQTYPIVYYDPKAGNFQVQYIDIGVKLIITPVINTDGYITTTMNVERSVITGLVQNFPILNNRKVTDTLRVKDGDTIVLGGLLDDEVTKTITKVPLLGDIPILGALFRNVQKGKIHNEVVFLITPHIMNEK
- the pilO gene encoding type 4a pilus biogenesis protein PilO, with amino-acid sequence MSPTNRNLIVAGVIVFIALLAWFLVIQPKRQQEAATRDQIANLQTQYDNLKRVADQKPLYLALTKQVRQRLTGVELTADPRAYIPSYLKQIEDLAKKDGLQVALVAPQATPSPTPGPSVAPGATPNAQAVANAPLIGGPIRSAARVAGSEGQANQTTSQAQSQTFAGAPTPIPGSPAGAASFAPGRPGGSPKPQGPATARQKAIAYLNQSFTQVPMNMEFDGTYNDLQRFLRDLNKFPKLLGVGDLTLAPGSNAGVGSIPRLRITLPITAYRLSPNAPAQPAPVQSPGTRGG